The nucleotide window AGATGGACATGCCTACGTGCTCATCAATCTCGAAGACCTTTTCTTGGTACGAGGACAGCTCCGCGACAGGGCTGCGCTTGAGCGCGGCGAGCACCACAAAGTCCTTCCCTTTCACGCCGACCGTCGCCGAACCGTTATTGACAGCCTCATTCGCATACTCGATCTGAAAGAGCCGACCCGTCGGACTCCAGGTCGTGATGTCGTTATCGTACTCGTTCTTAAACATGATGTACTGCAGGTCGCGATACGGCCTCGGTGTTTGTACttgggtgtgggtgtgtggaaAGGGGATCGGGAACCTGTGAACGTCGCTGTTGCTTCTGTAAGTTATTTGccgaagaaaagggggggggggggggggtaaacacacacacgcacacgtagaCCACAGCAACATTAGAGAGTAGcggtgaagagaaagagagaacgagcaaagaaaaaaagttGACAAAGTGGAGGCGTGCGGGCAGCGATGAGTTTGATGTGATGTAGCGTCCTCTGATTttacgcgcgcacacatgtACATCAGACTTTCCGTTCATTCCCTGTGCAGCtgaagcgctgcagctcacaCATGCTAACGTATGAGACTCCGCGTGTAGTCACACGTCTGtacctccgccgctgctgtacaagaatggagagagggaggggcgagaagtagccgaaaaaaaaaagaaaagggtaggccctctacccccccctccttccaccTCCCCGTTCCGACTGTACCTTCGGTAATGGCTTGAACGTCtcgcctcttttttcttttcgctttttttttgttgttgttgatgACGTACGGGCCTGAGACGAGAAATAAAAACGGCAAAGGCAGCAAGAAGGACAGAAAAGTGAGACACGCGCcaaccaacaacaacaacaaaacagACAAAACGACACCGATTCGCACACAAGACAACAAatcagaaaaaaaaaaggaggaggagggggggggggggaagaagaaaacgtAGACGAAACGGAAAACAGCGCAACACACGGAAAACagtggaaagggagagacacAAAACGCCTCGGCCTTTTTGTTGCGGCTGTTTGTTGTTCTGACTTTAAATCGTGCGCTGCTCTCCGTCTTTTTCGTTTAGCCTCCTTACCCATATTCCTCTTTGACACatgcttgtttttttttttttcctatCGGCTTTCTtctgtgtcggtgtgtcTGCTCCGTCTCTTTTGCTCTGTACTCCTCCGTGAAGAGGctctttggggggggggggggggagtggccTGTTCACCCCTGTCCTTTTTTGCTGCTATTCGCGTTCtcgcttttcctctttctgtttttGCTCGTGCTTATGGCGGGTTTTCTCTATCACCCTTCACTCTTTTCCGTTTGCCACGTtgaacaagaaaaaaaaaaggcgacCAGCATacgcgtacacgcacacgcacacgcacacacacacacacacgtacacacacacacacacacatgcaggaTCATGTCCGTAGAATGAATGGGGAAACtaaagggaagaaaaaaaacgcttGATACGGCCTGAGAGCCTTGCAAAATAAACTGAGCACACAACAAATTCTCTTGAACAGAGAAGACACGAGAACATAGGCACAGATCAACAGACGCACATAACACACAAAGCCCAACAATGAGAGCCAAGAGTTGCATGAGCGCCTGAACAAGTCGATGAGAGTCCCCTTTTTTGCACTGAGGCTTCGTGTTCGGGATGCATACGATCGCGCATGAATCCGCATCTGCGCATAGGTGTGGATgggtttgtgtgtgtgtgtgacccTAAGTTCCAGGCAAGATCGCTCTCAGTCCGTTCGCCATTCCGTTGGTGCTGCCCCTTTCTTGTGTTTTTCTCAAGCGTTCATTCGGTTAGTTCGTTCCACACGTTTCCTCTCCGCTTCTCGGAGGGGCGCACTTCCAACCAACAAGggcacacaaaagaaaaaaatcaCCGAAAAGAGGACGAAAGcgaagcgcacacacacacacacacacacacacacacattggTGAAACAGACAAGACGCAGAGGAAAGAACAGCgctcgtgtgtgtatggAAAGTTATGCAtttcctttttgttgttgttgttgtctccTGGTGTTGTGAAACGGCGGTGAGCCTTGCGAGATTCTCTACTTTCCCGCCCAttcgctttcctcctcctccctctttttttctttgacTCCGTTGATCCGTCGTTCCGCTTCTCACTCCtattcttctctcctcgaCCTCACTTCTtcgtctcctcttctttgttcACGTCTGCAGAGCTGGCTGAGCACACCGCACTGCACGCACAAAGGAAACCCCTTTGCACAGCTGTGATGATGGCTTGCCTCGCCGGCAGCATTCGATCTCttatcctcctcctccgactcCTCGTTCTTCGCCCATTCGCTCACTCGCACACATTCTCGCATCACTCGTGCCGTCCTCCGTCCCCACCCCGCACCTCACCTTCGGTTTCACCAaactcccttctccctcgtctTCTTCTTTCGTAGGCAATTCTTGCGCAGAACATACACACGTATAGAAGTGATCGTGTGCTCTCAGGAATGCCAAGCACAGAAATGCGTAAAGAACAGTTAAAGAGAAGAAGGTCAGGCGATACTTGCAGGGGCTACGGTACAGGGGGGAGTAAGAAGACTGCACTACAGTCCCGCTGTCACCGCTGCGAGTGGTGAATAGCAGCTGAATTACAGGAAAACAGtattcacacacacacacagcaacagcagtgaCAGTAAGGGGAAACGGAGGGAAGGGGATAAGAAATCAGAACTACCGTCATTCCTTACGAAGTTATCGACCGtcgcagaaaaaaaaagggaaaaaataAAGAGTCGTGGTGTCGTACGTCCACGCGAAGCCTCACTTGTTGAATTAACGTCAAGTCATCATCGAACGGCACCCTCTCGCCACCCGTCCACCTCAACCTTCTCTTAACGGTATCTGCCGCGTCGTTTTTTCCTCTACCTCTGCACCTTGATTCTCCGACCCGCCCTGACTGCTGTCGTGATTCGAGCAGTGCGCTGTGGCGTCGTCCTCAGAACGGAGAACAACGAccgacaaaaaaaaaaagcaatCAATGGGGGGCATGAAGAAAGTGATGCGTAGAAACGAAGAATCGGCAACCACAGAACGCGAAACAATTAAGAGGGAAACAGGAATAGCACAGCGGGTGGCGCTGGTCTGAGAGCACAAGGTATGAATGACAACATGGAAAGAACTcgggcacacgcagagagagagagagagacgcgcaaGCCAGTacacacctctctctctctccctctctgtgtataTTCACACACAAAGCCCACGTGTACATGAAACGCTCTGTTCACACATCGCTTGATGCACTGGCATTTACAGAAGCatgcagcaacaacaaaaagagacACGAGCGTATGCGAGATCAAGCGacaaggggaaaagagaagggggagggggaagcacGCACAGGTAGATGGAAAAGAGACGGAGCGtgaagacgagagagagactagCCCAAAGTGCCCACACGAAGTACCCGTGCATGAAGAGCGAACAAGAGGCGAGTCCTTTGTTAAGGATCCACTTCACCGTCATCCCCAcaacatatatatatatatatatatatatatgctCTCTTATTTACCTTGTGCCCCCAGCCCACCTATTCCTTTACCATCTGCGTTGgccctcgcccccccccctctgccttcCTCAGCCCTTGAAGTGACAGGactctcctcgtccttcacAATCAGACACACTCACTCTTTGGCCTTCGTTGCTGCCCGCTCTCCTACCATGGGcacctcttttcctcttgctGTCATCACTGACTCTTTGCTTGTGCGCTTGCCTTTGCATCTCTAGACCTTCTGTACCTTGTGAGTGGGGGTAAAATAGCGTGTACGTGAATGGGTGTCAGTGATGGGGTGTGCGAGAAGCTCATCCATAGCTCCTGGCAGCATACCCCTCAAGCTTTGAGAACTTATCGTCCATACTTCAACGTGACACCCTGATCCTGCTTACCTCATCATCCTTTGCTGcccactcctctctccctcttcacaGTGTAAGTGTAGGGGTTGGGAAAAAACGTGCGTGGTATTGTATTAACAAGGGTCGCTCGGTGACTCACTGAACGGTCCGCGGAGGTGAACCGAAAAAGAGAGATCCTCGAATCCAATGATTACACACACCCGCGATgacgagagagcgagcgaaaTGGGCGGCTCGAGTGCATACAAAACAAAGGTCAGTCATACAAAGGGGGTGCGCCACGGCAAAGTATCCATCCGATAGGAGTTTGGAAACAGGAGATGTGCGTCTGTgaccgtttttttttttaatcACGTTTCCGCCTGTGGTTGTTGTGTGAGCTCCTGAGGTGCCTTTCAGCAAGAACAGATAAAACTAGAAAAGAGGCCACAGTAACAGCCGATCAACCAATAATAAAAAAGAAACAGCACATGAGGTGTATGTGTGGCCTGAAGCACCCCCATTACGAAAGCCAATCCACCAGTCAACCAGTCCACCAACCCAACAAAACCgagaccaccaccaccaccaccaccaaaaaGAACATTTGAACCGCCCAACAAAGCCAAAAGCAAAATAAAggcgaagaaaacgaaacaaaacaaaaacTGAAACATAGAAATACGGGAAAGGACGAAACACAAGCGAAACAGATGCCTTATAGACAAAGCTGGCGTGGCAAATTAAATGAACAgtgaaacgaaaaaaaaaaatgcagtagaaggaaaaaaagaaagggggcaTTGCACTATCACAGGGATTGAGaagggcgtgcgtgtgggtgggtgagtgtgggtgtatgtgggGCAAGAAGGGAGGTGCCCTCTCTccatcctcctcttccccgtCTTCGTAcatctcttcttctcgctcaATCGATGAGTTCTCTCCACAGGCTCAATTCCTAGGAAAGGCCTGCGTGAACAAAGGCACCCGAGAAGCATGAGCGGAGAAAAtaggaaaggaggaaggcggaAAGACAAGAAACGCAAACTCATCCGCGCTCAAGAagccccccacacacacacacgcacgcctacACTGCTCACTGCACACCAAGGGAAGGCGAGACGATGGCACGCGATGCGTTCCATTCCGCAACTGCGGAAtagagaaagcgagaagaacaaggagagagagggaaaagaatGGCACCACTTTTGCTATCCTCTCACTTTTAAGGGTTAATAGCgtggaaaggaaaaaaacaCACGCATCCTTGAGAAGAGACGCGAAAAATGAGAAGACGTAtaacacacgcgcacacaaacaGGGACGTGACACGCACATTTCGACACACAATATACGCCAAGATGGAACTCCACACGTACGCCAACCAAAGAAGCAAAACAACGAGCGAAGGAGTGGGGAACCAAACTGTGCGAACACCTGGTGAAGAAAAGCGGAGTCATCCCCGCCGTGCACTTCAACCGACATGTGCATTACGCCCTTGCCAGATGGGGTGTTCTTGCTTTTCTTGCAGAGCGACTCGGTGTGGTTACTTCTTATGTTATTCTTCATTTTATCGCTTCACTGCTGTCTACCACCTCGCTCGATGTTTCCAGGCATTTCACACGCATCTTTTTATCCCTCCTCCGTTTGTATTCACGGAAGGTGCCCTTTAACGGCTCCCTGCTCTCTTGTCTTCAACCTCCTTCACAAACATTGTGGCTGCGGCGCTATACCCATGATTGCCCATGACCTTCACACTGAGTCACACAGCACAGAGAATGAAAATGCTACCCCCTGCACCAGATGTCTAGTGGCGGTCCGGGCACTCGCGAGACAGGTGCTCCGTCGAGCCGCAGTTGTAGCACGACTTCGGCTTGCGCTCGTTCGGGCAGTCGCGGCTCAGGTGGCCGGTGCCACCGCAGTTGTAGCAAGAGCGGGTGTCGGCCCCGGCCTTGGCCTCATTCGTGCACTCGCGAGACAGGTGCTCCGTCGAGCCGCAGTTGAAGCACGACTTCGGCTTGCGCTCGCTGGGGCAGTCGCGGCTCATGTGGCCGGTCTCACCGCAGTTGTAGCAAGAGCGGGTCGCCGCGACGCGcgggcagctgcgcgacatgTGGCCGGCTTCACCACACTTGTAGCACGTGAGAGCAGACATGATgatggaggaaggggaagggagaaaatgCGAGGGAGAAAGCGGGAGGGAAGACTTGGGAGAGTGGAAATCTGCGCCCGCGTTGTGCGTCaagggaaaaaggaaagcagaaTGTCGGGAGGGGGGGTTCACGCAAGAGATGCAGAAGCAAGAAACCCCCGAGCAAAACGTGAAGCGATgatgaaagagaggagatgcaTGTAAGCCAGTAGATATTCGACGTGGAGGAAATGAagacagaggaagagcaTTCACTTTGCGACACACACGAGAGTAAGGCAATGTTGCCGTCACATGCAGCAATAACGCTGGCAAGGACGTAGCGCGCATCACTACCTGAGAAAGTGGAGAGATGAACGACGTAGTTCATCAATCTGCGGGGTGTGAAACCGAACCGCGTACTTCTCTGCGCACACCcccggcaccaccaccaatACCTTCATCGAAATTGCTGGTTAAAGTGCGATCTTATCAtggtctctctttcttgtcCAGCTTTTCGTCGATTACAGTTCCGGTTAAGGTCGGAACCAAACACGTTTCCTCTCGTGCTGCAAAGAAAAGGgtaaagaaaagagggagaggtggaaCCCACAAAAAACACAAGTACACAACACCACACGGCTGATCATCCTCCCTAATGTCCTTCACAGTCTCGCTTTTCTATCTTTCTCCTTGTCCGAAAACAAGTAACGAAAAACAGTCGAGAGAGAAACAATAGTAGCAGGAATGAAGACATAGAAACAACCGACCatggggaaaggggagggagctTTCTCAATCCTGTGCTTGTACAGGCGCATCGTTCGGAAGAAAAAGCACCCTTGGCGTacagtccccccccccatcgtccctcttccccacaAACAACGATACATTAACTCGCTCTCACCATGACTCTCTCACCTTTGATTTCTTGTCGTTCTCTGTTGCATCTCTTCCGGCATCTTCTCTCAGGAGCGCACCAAATCAGAAAACAGTGCGTATTCTACGCCAAAGGTGCATACAGGGACGagcgcagaggagcgagagacgAGACCAGTAAAAAAGTGCATTAGTTAAAGCACAGACCGACAGAAGTCAAAAGGCACacaagagagcgaaaaaaaaatgacgAGGTcagaggggaagggcgtGCCCGGGTATGTAAGTCGGTTTCTGCGAGTACCTCACATGCGTGCACACGTATACCCATAGGCACAGACACAGAAAGTATTGTGCCgcggcagagaagagacgaGGAAACGAAAGATTagttggcggcggcggtcgaAAAGGTTCGATCCCGTTTCGAcactgtttttttttctgtgggGGGATCCCTTTGTTGTTGCCAATTGTGCTtgtcattttttttttttcggcgttccctttctttttcctaCTTCTTTGTTGTTCGCTTGTGTTTCTCCTAATTGGCTCCAGGCACGGCGAAGTGATGAGTGAGACCAGCGATGCCCGCACCGCCTGGGAGTGTCCAAAGGAAGAAGACCGACAATCGAAACGAAAACGAGATGAAAACAAGAAAAGCGAcgcggagaagaaaaaaaaaacaagacgGGCGATCTTTtcggtttttttttggttgtGGTTGTCGTTTGGCTGTTCGCCTTGTTATGGGCCGCGATTAAAAGTGAGATCCGTaaagaagcgagagaagtgGGGTGGAGTAAACCCCTTAACAGACCCTTTCAAAgacacaaacgaaaaaaaaaaaaaataataataataaaacacagagagggagggagagagagggagggagagaggactTATGCACGcaagaaaagaaggaaagggcaaaaaaaaaagccagAATCCCCGCGAGACAcaacagaagaagagagggaagaaaggaaggaagggagaggggagggaacaCAGCGGGTGGACCTCAGCAGGGAGTCTAAGAGAGTACACAAAGAAGGATCGAAAACagcaagaggaaaagggagaagaggttCAGCAGACACCGATGCACAAGGCCAAAGTGTAGCTGTGTTCCTTTCATATTTGCTTCTGATGCTCCACGCCTAGTCCTCTACCGTCCTCCCTTCGCAGTGATGTGCCCTCACCGTCAGAGCAACCTACACCACACACATGCTGACAAAGTCTCGTGAATAACcgcgcgccccccccctctctctctctttctctctctccaccgcagacaacgcacgcacgtacCGTGTaacacagagaaagacaagCAGAAGAGGACAAGCCGTTGCACTAACGCCACTATTGCACTTGAAGATGACGTGCAAAGCAAAGACGAAAATAACAGGCAAGTTCTGTAAGTCATGCACAATGTGCCTATTCGCCCACTTGCCCCTCTCTGCACTGGTGCACACTTACCTCTTTAACGTATCCTACAGTCCTTTCACGGTTGGTATGTAGGCGTGAGATGGACTCCTTCGGTAAAGAGGGGGCCGTGCTCATCCCTtgtgcagctggcggcgtAAGTGCTTCTGATTGTTAGCGACTACGTACAAGTTCACCTGTCTCGCGgcaagggaagaagaagagagcgctCGAGGCGGAGACGGAAAGCAAACATGGGAACACAACATTGTGGTTGCAGTGTCCGCTATCCACGCAC belongs to Leishmania braziliensis MHOM/BR/75/M2904 complete genome, chromosome 36 and includes:
- a CDS encoding putative universal minicircle sequence binding protein, which codes for MSALTCYKCGEAGHMSRSCPRVAATRSCYNCGETGHMSRDCPSERKPKSCFNCGSTEHLSRECTNEAKAGADTRSCYNCGGTGHLSRDCPNERKPKSCYNCGSTEHLSRECPDRH